The Xenopus tropicalis strain Nigerian chromosome 7, UCB_Xtro_10.0, whole genome shotgun sequence genome includes a region encoding these proteins:
- the LOC100485256 gene encoding uncharacterized protein LOC100485256, protein MKHRGSSSSQLSPGAIAGIVIAALFVVALIPLTVIFILRKKNKNNTPTPTNPVYDNTGAQAPNTYDRIIIGSTENMARNKPQESSYQELQFPHTDLYNNFRKTPR, encoded by the exons GTTCCAGCAGCAGCCAACTCTCCCCTGGTGCAATAGCCGGCATTGTGATCGCTGCCCTGTTTGTTGTAGCGCTGATACCTCTCACCGTAATCTTCATTCTCCGCAAGAAGAACAAGAACA aCACTCCAACTCCCACAAATCCTGTATATGATAATACCGGTGCCCAGGCACCAAACACTTATGACCGTATCATTATAGGATCAACG GAGAACATGGCAAGAAATAAGCCCCAGGAATCCAGCTATCAG GAACTTCAATTCCCACATACTGATTTGTATAATAACTTCAGGAAAACTCCCAGATAA